One stretch of Filifactor alocis ATCC 35896 DNA includes these proteins:
- a CDS encoding bifunctional folylpolyglutamate synthase/dihydrofolate synthase — MTYQETIAHFEQLGKLGIQLGLVRIERLLNHMGNPHHKLKFIHVAGTNGKGSTCYMLSNILSHSGYKTGLFTSPYILDFRESIQVNMKMISEEHFLECAEYVYHCAEQSTINNDPPTQFEILTAIALEFFVRQKCDIVLLEVGLGGTLDSTNIIPPPLLQIITSISLDHTNILGSTIEEITKEKSGIIKSATTIVYPKLPKEVLQILKKKCKLVNSKLVQPDCTSLQFNTNSFGVCDFSYEGISYKKSLLGEVQLYNAIVVITASKELNQLGFSLPSESICYGVEHTFIPARMEILSESPLVLLDGSHNEDGAIALKKTLATFPKTSIKMIMGVLKDKNIYKILENTATLSDIFIAVSPNHPRALSSKKLAEVSKQYCNNVKQASSLEEAVNSAFLNLKESDILVICGSLYLSHDIRPILIRKIKSLSMTKHKN; from the coding sequence ATGACCTATCAAGAAACAATTGCACATTTTGAACAACTTGGAAAATTAGGAATTCAACTGGGTCTTGTTCGAATAGAGCGCCTATTAAATCATATGGGTAACCCCCATCATAAATTGAAATTCATACATGTAGCAGGTACAAACGGGAAAGGTTCTACCTGCTATATGCTTTCAAATATCTTATCCCACAGCGGATATAAAACCGGTTTGTTTACCAGCCCCTACATTCTGGACTTTCGTGAAAGTATCCAGGTAAATATGAAAATGATTTCAGAAGAACATTTTTTGGAATGTGCAGAGTATGTGTACCACTGTGCCGAACAATCTACAATCAATAATGACCCTCCGACACAATTTGAGATATTGACCGCAATTGCTCTTGAGTTCTTCGTCAGACAAAAGTGCGATATCGTTTTGTTGGAAGTCGGGTTAGGCGGAACATTAGACTCTACCAATATTATTCCTCCTCCACTCTTACAAATCATCACCTCCATTTCCTTAGATCACACAAATATTCTCGGAAGTACAATTGAGGAAATTACAAAAGAAAAGTCCGGTATCATCAAAAGTGCTACAACCATTGTTTATCCAAAATTACCAAAAGAAGTACTTCAGATATTGAAAAAAAAATGCAAACTGGTAAACAGCAAACTGGTACAACCTGATTGTACCTCTTTACAATTTAATACCAACTCTTTCGGTGTTTGTGATTTTTCTTATGAAGGAATCTCCTATAAAAAATCATTGTTGGGAGAAGTACAACTGTATAATGCTATTGTCGTAATTACAGCTTCTAAGGAATTAAATCAGTTAGGATTTTCACTTCCGTCAGAGTCTATTTGCTACGGCGTTGAACATACCTTCATTCCCGCCCGCATGGAGATACTCTCCGAATCTCCGTTAGTTCTCTTAGACGGTTCTCATAATGAAGATGGCGCCATTGCATTAAAAAAGACCTTAGCCACTTTTCCTAAAACATCTATCAAAATGATCATGGGCGTTCTGAAAGACAAAAATATTTATAAAATACTTGAAAACACAGCAACACTTTCCGATATTTTTATAGCGGTATCTCCAAATCATCCTCGTGCTCTTTCATCAAAAAAACTGGCAGAAGTTTCAAAACAGTATTGCAACAATGTAAAACAAGCTTCTTCCTTAGAAGAAGCTGTCAATTCAGCATTCTTAAATCTAAAAGAATCAGATATCCTTGTCATATGCGGTTCCCTGTACCTATCTCATGATATTCGCCCTATTTTAATTCGTAAAATAAAAAGCTTATCTATGACAAAGCACAAAAATTAA
- the ung gene encoding uracil-DNA glycosylase, translating into MVNFGNKWDSLLKEEFQEEYYQKLRTFLITEYRTKTIYPDMYHIFEAMKATDYDDVKVVILGQDPYHEPNQAHGMAFSVQPGVRIPPSLFNIYKELSSQLGLTIPNHGYLMKWAKQGVLLLNAVLTVERGKANSHKNMGWEQFTDRVIQLVNAKEKPVVFLLWGSNAIAKAKMIDTKKHLVLTSPHPSPLSAYRGFFGNGHFLTTNEFLKQKYSQVIDWQIDDI; encoded by the coding sequence TTGGTTAATTTCGGAAATAAGTGGGACTCTCTGTTGAAAGAGGAGTTTCAAGAAGAGTATTATCAAAAGTTGAGAACATTTTTAATAACAGAGTATAGAACGAAGACGATTTATCCGGATATGTATCATATTTTCGAGGCGATGAAAGCAACTGATTATGATGATGTGAAGGTGGTTATTTTGGGACAGGACCCATACCATGAGCCAAATCAGGCACATGGTATGGCATTTTCTGTGCAACCGGGAGTTCGCATTCCACCGTCACTGTTCAATATTTATAAGGAACTTTCCAGTCAGTTGGGACTTACCATACCGAATCATGGTTATCTGATGAAGTGGGCAAAACAAGGAGTACTTCTCTTAAATGCGGTGCTTACTGTGGAGCGTGGAAAAGCAAATTCACATAAAAACATGGGATGGGAACAATTTACTGACAGAGTGATTCAGTTAGTGAATGCAAAAGAAAAGCCGGTCGTTTTTTTGCTTTGGGGTTCGAATGCGATTGCAAAAGCAAAGATGATTGATACAAAGAAACATCTGGTATTAACTTCACCTCACCCGAGTCCGCTTTCTGCATATCGCGGTTTTTTTGGAAATGGACATTTCCTCACAACGAATGAATTTTTGAAACAAAAATATAGTCAAGTGATTGACTGGCAAATAGATGATATATAA
- a CDS encoding DEAD/DEAH box helicase, which produces MKKFTEFNISKEIQMALEQLGFEEATIIQELAIPIATEGKDLIGQSQTGTGKTFAFGIPILDNILQNNNHQIQALVICPTRELAVQVSNEFDKLTAFTKIRNIAVYGGEYIDKQIKGLKKKVQIVIGTPGRILDHIERKTIKLDHVRFVVLDEADEMLDMGFIEDIENILRETSEERQTMLFSATMPAEILSLSKKYLKNPEMIRVKNKTMTVDQIEQIYMKVKNADKSEVLSRILQLESSKKAIIFCNTKKMVDELVVDMQNRGYAVEALHGDLKQQKRDMVLNRFREGQISMLIATDVAARGLDIRDVDLVINYDLPIEEEQYVHRIGRTGRAGASGKSYSFAYGRDIERLRRIEKYAKCKIKEESIPRYDKVKEKIIHQYIEGIRSQKNSGDLDFYFNLVSEMKQSGVNLEAFLAIMMKNTLNLQNKEKIDYRAYERDRIRAITGQKKEKKSKKYSKERGMVRFELNIGRVDRVGPADIVSSVANRCKIPGKNIGAIDILSDVSYFDIKEEYAKIAEKHLKQVKIRGKKVTAKQMK; this is translated from the coding sequence ATGAAGAAATTTACAGAATTTAATATTTCAAAAGAGATTCAAATGGCATTGGAGCAGTTAGGTTTTGAGGAAGCAACTATCATTCAAGAACTGGCGATTCCCATTGCGACAGAAGGGAAAGATTTGATTGGTCAATCTCAAACCGGTACGGGAAAAACGTTTGCTTTCGGAATCCCTATATTAGACAACATATTACAAAATAATAATCATCAGATTCAAGCGTTGGTTATTTGTCCGACGAGAGAGTTGGCAGTCCAAGTTTCTAACGAATTTGATAAATTAACGGCTTTTACTAAAATCAGAAATATTGCTGTCTATGGTGGAGAATATATTGATAAGCAGATAAAAGGATTGAAAAAGAAAGTTCAGATTGTTATCGGAACACCGGGAAGAATATTGGATCACATTGAGAGAAAAACAATAAAGCTGGATCATGTGCGCTTTGTGGTACTGGATGAAGCTGACGAGATGTTGGATATGGGATTCATAGAAGATATTGAAAATATTTTGAGAGAAACAAGTGAAGAACGACAAACGATGTTGTTTTCAGCTACTATGCCTGCAGAGATACTGTCTCTTTCAAAAAAATATTTAAAGAATCCGGAAATGATTCGAGTAAAAAATAAGACAATGACAGTGGATCAAATTGAACAAATTTATATGAAAGTGAAGAATGCAGATAAATCGGAAGTTTTGAGTCGTATTTTGCAACTAGAGAGCTCTAAAAAGGCTATTATTTTTTGTAATACAAAAAAAATGGTGGATGAGTTGGTTGTGGATATGCAAAACAGAGGTTATGCAGTAGAAGCGTTGCATGGTGATTTGAAACAACAAAAAAGAGATATGGTATTGAACCGATTTCGAGAAGGGCAAATCAGTATGTTGATTGCAACAGATGTTGCAGCGAGGGGATTGGATATTCGTGATGTTGATTTGGTAATCAATTATGATTTGCCGATTGAAGAAGAACAGTATGTGCACAGAATCGGTCGTACAGGTCGTGCCGGTGCAAGCGGAAAATCTTACAGTTTTGCATATGGTAGAGATATAGAACGATTGAGAAGGATTGAAAAGTATGCAAAATGTAAGATTAAAGAAGAATCGATTCCTCGTTATGACAAAGTAAAGGAAAAAATTATTCATCAATACATTGAAGGAATTCGAAGTCAAAAAAACAGTGGTGATTTGGATTTTTATTTTAATTTAGTTTCAGAAATGAAACAATCCGGTGTGAATTTGGAAGCTTTTTTGGCAATTATGATGAAAAATACTTTGAATCTTCAAAACAAGGAAAAGATAGATTATCGTGCTTATGAGAGAGATAGGATTAGGGCAATAACCGGACAGAAAAAGGAGAAGAAATCAAAAAAATATTCCAAAGAAAGAGGCATGGTCCGTTTTGAATTGAACATCGGTAGGGTAGATAGAGTAGGGCCTGCAGATATCGTATCTTCTGTTGCAAACCGATGCAAAATTCCGGGAAAGAATATCGGTGCGATTGACATTTTGTCTGATGTAAGTTATTTTGATATCAAGGAAGAATATGCAAAGATAGCAGAAAAACATTTGAAACAAGTAAAAATCAGAGGGAAAAAAGTGACTGCGAAACAAATGAAGTAA
- a CDS encoding LysM peptidoglycan-binding domain-containing protein, translating to MNRYPTALKEKKNLTEDKKKQIRKKRRTRNFKLVLMTCVWILFSASIVFSMNNDFLPKQSEKTLTFMVTEGDSLWSIGKQYCPEYMDIRKYIHEIMKLNDMQDTTLYVNETIIIPIKE from the coding sequence ATGAATAGATATCCAACAGCATTAAAAGAAAAAAAGAATCTCACGGAAGATAAGAAGAAACAGATAAGAAAGAAGAGGAGAACACGAAATTTCAAACTTGTATTGATGACTTGTGTTTGGATTTTATTTTCGGCAAGTATCGTTTTTTCTATGAATAATGATTTTTTGCCAAAGCAATCTGAGAAAACTCTTACTTTTATGGTGACTGAAGGAGATTCATTGTGGAGTATCGGAAAACAATACTGTCCGGAATATATGGATATTCGTAAGTATATTCATGAAATTATGAAATTGAATGACATGCAAGATACCACTCTATATGTGAATGAAACTATTATTATTCCAATCAAAGAGTAG
- the lexA gene encoding transcriptional repressor LexA, giving the protein MFSDLNEKEKSTLQYIANTVNEKGYPPSVREICKSVGFKSTSTAYACLNQLKDKGYIRKDSVKTRALEVIDPIERMGFAKKNTVDIPIIGKVTAGTPILAVENVDDYIPISEHWINSKEHFLLRVEGDSMINAGIYNNDIVLIEQCQTASNGDIVVALIDGEYTTIKRFFYEKNRICLKPENEKYSPIFSDNIKILGKLKMLIRKFD; this is encoded by the coding sequence ATGTTTTCAGACTTAAATGAAAAAGAAAAATCTACATTACAATACATCGCCAACACTGTAAACGAAAAAGGATATCCCCCTTCTGTTAGAGAAATTTGCAAATCTGTAGGATTCAAATCCACATCCACTGCGTACGCTTGTTTAAACCAGCTTAAAGATAAAGGATACATCCGAAAAGATTCTGTAAAAACAAGAGCTCTTGAAGTAATTGATCCGATTGAAAGAATGGGATTCGCCAAAAAAAATACAGTAGATATTCCTATTATCGGAAAGGTAACTGCCGGCACTCCTATTTTGGCAGTTGAAAATGTCGATGACTACATTCCCATTTCAGAACACTGGATTAATTCAAAAGAACATTTTCTTCTTAGAGTAGAAGGCGATAGTATGATTAATGCGGGAATTTATAACAATGATATCGTCTTGATTGAACAGTGCCAAACTGCATCAAACGGAGATATCGTAGTTGCCTTAATTGATGGAGAATATACTACCATCAAAAGATTTTTTTATGAAAAAAATAGAATCTGCCTCAAACCGGAAAACGAAAAATATTCCCCCATTTTTTCAGATAATATCAAAATACTCGGTAAGTTGAAAATGCTAATTCGAAAATTTGACTGA
- a CDS encoding MATE family efflux transporter produces MKSFGLFNQTLEERRDMILNGKLMNTLLFLSVPTLVMCLIQSLIPIIDSLFLNRTSGYVVAASVGFVVPIINILNGMSMGLGVSGMAMIGSANGSGNKELVRKIATQLMVVGFLAGIVMAPFCFVSGLIATRFINSEIAGDVFIYLGLYSFVMPFLFLTAIFNSIKNGIGQPEATLYRMIFLLVGKVVFNTIYLYVLHLGTIGSVLGSLSSYFCISVWMYYDLFIKDSDLKLSLKDFHFDKEIIEETFRLGVPAMINHMTVNVGFVLINMEVQKYGGNIMNAQTIAINLSTICFLIPSSLSTTVTTMVSMNIGVGRSERAKNTFYRASIVAIIISFIIIVVFFPFAKPLVLLFHTSESMLGITIDAVKIYTVAIIGFSLYMIAQGAFIGLGKTKIPVFTGVLRIWLLRYLFILAFENSMGVYSVFWGNVFSNTVAGLICFVIALKVPWESSVKLVHS; encoded by the coding sequence ATGAAAAGTTTCGGTTTATTTAATCAAACCTTAGAAGAAAGAAGAGACATGATATTAAACGGAAAATTGATGAACACACTGCTGTTTTTATCAGTACCGACTCTTGTTATGTGCCTTATTCAGTCTCTGATTCCGATTATTGACAGTTTATTTTTAAATAGAACATCGGGATATGTAGTTGCAGCATCTGTAGGATTTGTTGTTCCTATTATTAATATTTTGAACGGGATGTCTATGGGATTGGGTGTTTCCGGAATGGCAATGATTGGGAGTGCAAACGGATCCGGAAATAAAGAACTCGTTCGAAAAATAGCTACACAACTTATGGTAGTTGGATTTTTGGCAGGAATTGTAATGGCTCCGTTTTGTTTTGTGAGTGGATTGATTGCTACAAGATTTATCAATTCTGAGATAGCTGGAGATGTATTTATCTATTTGGGACTATACTCTTTTGTAATGCCATTTCTTTTTTTGACAGCGATTTTTAACTCTATCAAAAATGGGATTGGACAGCCGGAAGCAACTTTGTACAGAATGATTTTTTTGTTAGTCGGAAAAGTAGTATTTAACACAATATATTTATATGTGTTGCATTTAGGAACAATTGGTTCTGTATTGGGTTCTTTATCTTCGTATTTTTGTATCAGTGTTTGGATGTATTATGACTTGTTCATCAAAGACTCCGATTTGAAACTTTCATTAAAAGATTTTCATTTTGACAAAGAAATTATAGAAGAGACATTTCGATTGGGAGTTCCTGCTATGATTAATCATATGACTGTAAATGTGGGATTTGTTTTGATTAATATGGAAGTTCAAAAATACGGTGGAAACATTATGAATGCTCAAACCATTGCAATTAATCTAAGCACAATTTGTTTCTTGATTCCATCCTCCCTCAGTACTACTGTAACAACAATGGTGAGTATGAATATAGGGGTAGGAAGAAGTGAACGAGCAAAAAATACTTTCTACAGAGCTTCTATTGTTGCGATTATTATTTCGTTTATCATTATAGTTGTATTCTTTCCGTTTGCAAAACCACTGGTGTTACTTTTTCATACGAGTGAATCTATGCTCGGAATTACGATAGATGCTGTCAAAATTTACACAGTAGCAATCATAGGATTTTCCTTATACATGATAGCTCAAGGCGCTTTCATCGGATTGGGGAAAACAAAAATTCCTGTGTTTACCGGAGTACTTCGTATATGGTTGTTAAGATATTTGTTTATACTGGCATTTGAGAACAGTATGGGTGTTTATTCTGTGTTTTGGGGAAATGTTTTTTCAAACACAGTTGCGGGTTTGATTTGTTTCGTTATAGCATTAAAAGTTCCTTGGGAAAGCTCAGTAAAATTAGTTCATTCTTAA
- the dnaJ gene encoding molecular chaperone DnaJ, with the protein MEKRDYYEVLGISRSATEQEIKKAYRKKAMEYHPDRNPDNKEAEEKFKEVNEAYEVLSDAEKRKTYDQFGHAGFDPRSGFSGGFEGADFSDLGDIFGSMFGDMFGGGMRQRRNGPKRGADLRYAVNVTFEEAAFGTDKEVTIRREEECDVCHGTGAKPGTHSKTCPTCHGSGQVSQQVKTPFGVMMQTVTCSSCHGEGEIIEERCSKCGGRKTIPGKKTVSVKVPAGIEDGTMLRMSGQGQPGEKGGPRGDLLVQIRVQPHSVFERDGNTVWMELPISFTQAALGDEIEVPTLDGKVKYKIPEGTQTGTIFRLKGKGIPYMRHGGRGDQKVRVKVEVPRKLTEKQKELLRAYAQECGDYVTEESKGFWGKIKDALD; encoded by the coding sequence ATGGAGAAAAGAGATTATTATGAGGTTCTTGGAATCAGCAGAAGCGCCACAGAACAAGAAATAAAAAAAGCATATCGAAAAAAAGCAATGGAATATCATCCGGACAGAAATCCCGATAATAAAGAGGCGGAAGAAAAATTCAAAGAAGTAAATGAAGCTTATGAAGTGCTGTCTGATGCAGAAAAACGAAAGACTTACGATCAGTTTGGGCATGCGGGATTTGATCCTCGTTCAGGATTTTCCGGGGGTTTCGAGGGAGCGGATTTTTCAGATTTGGGAGATATCTTTGGAAGTATGTTTGGCGATATGTTTGGCGGGGGAATGCGTCAGAGAAGAAACGGACCCAAACGCGGGGCAGATTTGCGCTATGCAGTAAATGTTACATTTGAAGAAGCAGCTTTTGGAACAGATAAGGAAGTGACGATTCGTCGTGAAGAAGAGTGTGATGTTTGTCATGGAACCGGAGCAAAGCCAGGAACACATAGCAAAACATGTCCAACTTGTCACGGAAGCGGTCAAGTGAGTCAGCAAGTCAAGACTCCGTTCGGAGTTATGATGCAGACAGTAACTTGTTCAAGTTGTCACGGAGAAGGTGAAATTATTGAAGAACGATGTTCAAAATGTGGGGGAAGAAAAACAATTCCCGGAAAAAAGACAGTGTCAGTCAAAGTTCCTGCCGGAATTGAAGATGGAACGATGCTTAGAATGAGCGGTCAAGGACAACCTGGAGAAAAAGGGGGACCACGAGGAGATTTGCTTGTGCAAATAAGAGTACAGCCACATTCCGTTTTTGAAAGAGATGGCAATACTGTTTGGATGGAGTTGCCGATTTCGTTCACACAGGCAGCTTTGGGAGACGAAATTGAAGTTCCGACCTTAGATGGAAAAGTAAAATATAAGATTCCGGAAGGCACACAAACAGGAACTATATTTAGATTAAAAGGGAAAGGAATCCCTTATATGAGACATGGTGGACGTGGAGATCAAAAAGTTCGTGTGAAAGTAGAAGTTCCACGAAAATTAACAGAAAAACAAAAAGAGTTGTTGCGCGCGTATGCTCAAGAATGTGGCGACTATGTTACGGAAGAATCAAAAGGATTTTGGGGAAAAATTAAAGATGCATTAGATTAA
- the dnaK gene encoding molecular chaperone DnaK: MGKTIGIDLGTTNSCVAVLEGGEPVVIANREGLRTTPSVVAFSKEGERIVGEPAKRQAVTNPDRTISSIKREMGTSFKVTIDGKDYTPQDISAIILQKLKSDAESYLGETVTSAVITVPAYFTDAQRQATKDAGKIAGLDVKRIINEPTAASIAYGFEKDNIEEKILVFDLGGGTFDVSVLEIADGTFEVLATSGNNHLGGDDFDNVLVDYMAKEFLSQEGVDLKADKMSLQRLKDAAEKAKKELSSTLSTNINLPFITATATGPKHFNMDLSRAKFEELTKHLVNQTIEPTKKAMEDAKLSPSDINKVILVGGSTRIPAVQEEIKKFLGKEPHKGINPDECVALGAAVQGGVLTGEVNDILLLDVTPLSLGIETLGGVFTKIIERNTTIPAKKSQVFSTAADNQPAVDIHVLQGERSMVADNITLGRFQLSDIPPAPRGVPQIEVTFDIDANGIVNVRAKDLGTGKEQNITITSSSNLSSEEIEKKVKEAEMHAEEDKKKKEKMEALNQAESTIYQTEKTLNEVGDKVSEQEKTEVKNALEELKKVKDNENSTSEEIRKAIDEVMNKFHTISQKMYEEAQKAEAQQDVPQQEQPQDDNVVDADYEEVDKK; the protein is encoded by the coding sequence ATGGGTAAAACAATAGGAATAGATTTAGGTACTACAAACTCTTGTGTTGCAGTTTTGGAAGGTGGAGAACCGGTTGTTATTGCGAATAGAGAAGGATTAAGAACAACACCTTCTGTAGTTGCCTTTTCAAAAGAAGGGGAAAGAATTGTAGGAGAACCGGCAAAAAGACAAGCTGTAACAAATCCTGACAGAACTATTAGTTCTATTAAGAGGGAAATGGGAACGTCATTTAAGGTAACAATAGACGGAAAAGACTATACACCACAAGATATTTCTGCTATTATTCTTCAAAAATTAAAATCTGATGCAGAAAGTTATTTGGGTGAAACTGTAACAAGTGCAGTTATTACTGTACCTGCATACTTTACCGATGCACAAAGACAAGCAACAAAAGATGCCGGAAAAATTGCAGGATTAGATGTAAAAAGAATCATTAATGAGCCGACAGCCGCATCCATTGCCTATGGATTTGAAAAAGACAATATTGAAGAAAAAATTCTTGTATTTGACTTAGGTGGGGGAACCTTTGATGTATCTGTTCTTGAGATTGCAGACGGTACATTCGAAGTATTAGCGACAAGTGGAAACAACCATTTGGGTGGAGATGACTTTGACAATGTTTTGGTTGACTATATGGCAAAAGAATTCTTATCGCAAGAAGGAGTAGATTTGAAAGCTGATAAGATGAGTTTACAACGTTTGAAAGATGCTGCAGAGAAAGCAAAAAAAGAATTGTCCTCCACATTGAGTACAAACATTAACTTGCCGTTTATCACAGCAACAGCAACAGGACCAAAACACTTTAATATGGATTTGAGTAGAGCAAAATTTGAAGAATTGACAAAACATTTGGTAAATCAAACAATTGAACCTACAAAGAAAGCAATGGAAGATGCAAAATTATCTCCAAGTGATATCAATAAAGTTATTTTGGTAGGAGGTTCTACCAGAATTCCGGCAGTACAAGAAGAAATTAAAAAATTCTTAGGAAAAGAACCACACAAAGGAATTAACCCTGATGAATGCGTTGCGCTTGGGGCGGCGGTACAAGGTGGAGTATTGACAGGAGAAGTAAACGATATCTTATTGTTGGATGTTACACCACTTTCATTAGGAATTGAGACTTTAGGTGGAGTGTTTACAAAAATTATTGAAAGAAACACAACTATTCCAGCTAAAAAATCACAAGTCTTTTCAACAGCGGCAGACAACCAACCTGCGGTAGATATCCATGTATTACAAGGGGAACGTTCCATGGTAGCAGACAATATTACATTGGGGAGATTCCAATTATCTGATATTCCACCGGCACCGAGAGGAGTTCCGCAAATTGAAGTAACATTTGATATTGATGCGAACGGTATCGTAAATGTTAGAGCCAAAGATTTAGGGACAGGAAAAGAGCAAAATATTACAATTACTTCTTCTTCCAATTTATCCAGTGAAGAAATTGAAAAGAAAGTAAAAGAAGCGGAAATGCACGCAGAAGAAGATAAGAAGAAAAAAGAAAAAATGGAAGCTTTAAATCAAGCTGAGTCTACTATTTATCAGACTGAAAAAACGTTGAACGAAGTGGGAGACAAAGTTTCTGAACAGGAAAAAACAGAAGTGAAGAATGCATTAGAAGAATTGAAAAAAGTAAAAGACAATGAAAATTCAACTTCTGAAGAAATCAGAAAAGCAATTGATGAAGTAATGAATAAATTCCATACTATTTCTCAAAAAATGTATGAAGAAGCACAAAAAGCTGAAGCGCAACAAGATGTGCCACAGCAAGAACAGCCTCAAGATGACAATGTAGTAGATGCTGATTACGAAGAAGTAGATAAAAAATAA
- the grpE gene encoding nucleotide exchange factor GrpE, protein MSKDEKEMILEKQEELKEKAEDVEGKVEEGVSPEIETPEGVDNSFMQRLEEKKKEEELHLQELTDSVKRIQAEFINYKRRTEQEKEMLSSLANERIILDLLPVLDNFQRGLDAIEEKEGSLYEGMELIYKQLLSTLKKNGVQEIDTTIDFDPNFHHAVMQEDGEESGKILEVFQKGYLLKEKVIRPAMVKVSN, encoded by the coding sequence TTGTCAAAAGATGAAAAAGAAATGATATTAGAAAAACAAGAAGAGCTGAAAGAGAAAGCGGAAGATGTAGAAGGTAAAGTGGAGGAAGGTGTATCACCTGAAATAGAAACACCAGAAGGTGTGGATAATTCCTTTATGCAAAGACTGGAAGAGAAGAAGAAGGAAGAAGAGTTACATCTTCAAGAGTTGACAGATTCTGTCAAAAGAATTCAAGCAGAATTCATTAATTACAAAAGGAGAACAGAGCAAGAAAAAGAGATGTTGTCATCTTTGGCAAATGAAAGAATTATTTTGGATTTGCTTCCTGTTTTGGATAATTTTCAAAGAGGGTTGGATGCTATCGAAGAAAAAGAAGGTTCTCTTTATGAGGGAATGGAATTGATTTATAAGCAGTTGCTTTCTACTCTGAAAAAAAACGGAGTACAAGAGATTGACACAACAATAGACTTTGATCCTAATTTTCATCATGCTGTAATGCAAGAAGACGGAGAAGAAAGCGGTAAGATTTTAGAAGTTTTCCAAAAGGGATACTTGCTGAAAGAAAAAGTAATTAGACCTGCAATGGTTAAAGTTTCGAATTAA
- the hrcA gene encoding heat-inducible transcriptional repressor HrcA, translating to MKNNLTDRKLRILEFIIQEYIHTAEPIGSRTISKNQGLNVSAATIRNEMSDLEELGLLVQPHTSAGRIPSEKAYEIYVKNMMGSNFLKEYDKQMIQSKLGKNIDKISTLLQESLDLISELTNYTSIGILETQNRKRVLKNISLVPIDSRRIVIVTVLDDGEVRNDTMILHQIIDTESLRLISDAINESLVGKCYEDISESLFPYIKSKISEYTVALDDIFSFLEEKIHHPNDSFQLVFHGMTNIFNHPEFNDISRARSFFTMMKEEDLLKKVLDIRGIEKDNINIVIGDDRMDSVMRDCSIITANYIKDGVPIGKVGIIGPKRMDYQRAYSVMSYLQKQINRLLNDS from the coding sequence ATGAAAAATAATTTAACTGATCGAAAGTTGAGGATTTTAGAGTTTATTATTCAAGAATATATTCATACTGCAGAACCGATTGGTTCGAGAACAATCTCTAAGAATCAAGGTTTGAATGTCAGTGCAGCAACAATCCGAAACGAGATGTCTGATTTGGAAGAGTTAGGATTATTGGTTCAGCCTCATACCTCGGCAGGAAGAATTCCTTCTGAAAAAGCATATGAGATTTATGTGAAAAATATGATGGGTTCTAACTTCTTGAAAGAGTATGATAAACAGATGATTCAATCTAAGTTGGGAAAAAATATTGATAAAATCAGTACTTTATTGCAAGAATCTTTAGATTTGATTAGTGAACTGACGAATTATACATCAATCGGAATTTTAGAAACACAGAACAGAAAAAGAGTTTTGAAGAATATATCGCTTGTTCCGATTGATAGTAGAAGAATTGTGATTGTAACGGTACTGGACGATGGCGAAGTAAGAAACGATACCATGATTTTACATCAGATAATAGATACTGAATCTTTAAGGTTGATATCAGATGCAATTAATGAAAGCTTGGTAGGAAAATGCTATGAAGATATCAGCGAAAGTTTATTTCCTTATATTAAATCAAAAATCAGTGAATATACAGTTGCTTTGGATGATATCTTCTCTTTCTTAGAGGAAAAAATCCATCATCCAAATGATTCTTTCCAATTGGTATTTCATGGAATGACAAATATTTTTAATCATCCTGAATTTAATGATATCAGTAGAGCAAGGTCTTTTTTTACAATGATGAAAGAAGAGGACCTTCTGAAAAAAGTATTAGATATCAGAGGAATTGAAAAAGATAACATTAATATTGTAATCGGAGATGACAGAATGGATTCGGTTATGAGAGACTGTTCTATTATTACCGCAAATTATATTAAGGATGGTGTTCCTATCGGAAAAGTGGGAATTATCGGTCCAAAGAGAATGGATTATCAGAGAGCCTATTCTGTAATGAGTTATTTACAAAAGCAAATTAACAGGTTATTAAATGATTCTTGA